Proteins encoded within one genomic window of Homo sapiens chromosome 21, GRCh38.p14 Primary Assembly:
- the LOC128092249 gene encoding uncharacterized LOC128092249 — protein MVPTSLLTLWFCYFFLTYLCLYYLSTFLRSLLTSDREKQKVTVRIRRKRRRRGRARLSMRLSRRRVR, from the coding sequence ATGGTCCCCACCAGTCTGTTGACTTTGtggttctgttatttttttctcacttaccTTTGCCTTTACTACTTATCTACATTTTTGCGCAGCTTGCTCACTTCcgacagagaaaaacaaaaggtgaCAGTTCGCATTCGGAGAAAAAGACGGCGAAGAGGAAGGGCTCGGCTGTCGATGCGTCTGTCCAGGAGGAGAGTCCGGTAA